The following are encoded together in the Onychostoma macrolepis isolate SWU-2019 chromosome 03, ASM1243209v1, whole genome shotgun sequence genome:
- the ifnphi1 gene encoding interferon phi 1 — MKQTQMWTYIFVIFLTLQSQCSACRWLGRYGTVSADSLSQLREMGGQYLENSKVHFPGSLYKLMDKAKVEDQVKFLVLTLDHIIELMEASQHMNSEKWNPKTVGYFLKNLHRQSSELKECVAQYQKPLKFYEIRINRHFRDLKKILKKEKYSAQAWEKIRKTVRSHLHRMDIITSNAKKSF, encoded by the exons ATGAAACAAACTCAAATGTGGACGtatatttttgtgatatttttaacTCTGCAGAGTCAGTGCTCCGCTTGCAGATGGCTCGGCCGGTATGGGACAGTGAGCGCCGATTCTCTGAGTCAGCTTAGGGAGATG GGTGGACAATATCTTGAGAATAGCAAGGTGCATTTTCCGGGATCCCTGTACAAGTTGATGGACAAAGCTAAG GTGGAGGACCAGGTGAAGTTTCTTGTCTTGACCTTAGATCATATCATCGAACTCATGGAAGCCTCACAGCACATGAATTCAGAGAAATGGAACCCAAAGACAGTGGGATATTTCCTAAAAAACCTGCACAGGCAGTCATCTGAGCTTAAAGAATGC gtGGCCCAATATCAAAAGCCGCTGAAGTTTTACGAGATAAGGATAAATAGGCACTTCAGGGATTTGAAGAAGATTTTAAAGAAAGAA AAATATAGTGCTCAAGCATGGGAGAAGATCCGGAAAACTGTGAGAAGCCACCTTCATAGGATGGACATCATCACAAGCAATGCCAAAAAAAGTTTCTAA